From a region of the Solibacillus isronensis genome:
- a CDS encoding MutH/Sau3AI family endonuclease has translation MALHEFKRNELETIFKNVLNKTLGDVDIKNVFNRTITHPKITGIAGDVVEQSILGYQADSDKNPDLLVDGIPTELKTTGIRNPKKQGEFIYEAKEPMSITAVSPDKITSEEFDTSSFWRKLEHMLLVYYHYDSPVTVKAADYANFFIKGYHFHEFSDEEREILKNDWLIVRDFIHHLQETYENPKAEYPRLSSELRKQLMLIDTAPKWPNAPRFRLKRAAVSTLVQKHFGAQFEELDETYSSFKELDAELHKLTAKYKNKTVRELILELDIDFDLSTGKDVPKGISEQIIIKMFGGTAKKLSKIELFSKVGLVPKTIVQTTTGARTEDTKLFKIDFAEWTDIDTSFEDSFIYNYFSGQQFLCIIFEEPSAKSQLLNNKFIGFKRLVFTEDILENEVKPVREKIRDLVNNYKLVETIEMDKFNKPLINKSTNTVKTSLNFPKSKDHTFFVRGSGTDSTKKPLELNGIRMYSQYLWMKGSVINQMLGEVEYI, from the coding sequence ATGGCATTGCATGAATTTAAGAGGAATGAATTAGAAACCATTTTTAAAAATGTATTAAATAAAACGCTTGGGGACGTAGATATTAAAAATGTCTTTAATCGCACAATTACTCACCCTAAAATTACTGGCATTGCTGGCGATGTTGTAGAACAATCCATTCTAGGCTATCAAGCAGATTCGGATAAAAATCCGGATTTATTAGTTGATGGAATACCTACAGAATTAAAAACAACTGGTATTCGAAACCCTAAAAAGCAAGGCGAATTTATTTATGAAGCAAAGGAGCCAATGTCAATTACTGCAGTTTCACCAGATAAAATTACAAGCGAGGAATTTGACACCTCTAGTTTTTGGCGAAAATTAGAACACATGCTACTTGTTTATTACCATTATGATTCACCCGTAACAGTGAAGGCTGCTGATTATGCAAACTTCTTTATAAAAGGCTATCACTTTCATGAGTTTTCAGATGAAGAGCGTGAAATTTTGAAGAATGATTGGCTCATAGTACGTGATTTTATTCATCATTTACAGGAAACTTATGAAAATCCAAAAGCTGAATATCCTCGCCTTTCATCGGAATTGCGTAAACAGCTCATGTTAATCGATACTGCTCCTAAATGGCCAAATGCACCTCGGTTTCGTTTGAAGCGTGCTGCTGTTTCAACATTGGTTCAAAAGCATTTCGGAGCCCAATTTGAAGAATTAGATGAAACGTATTCAAGCTTTAAGGAACTAGATGCAGAATTACATAAACTTACTGCTAAATATAAAAATAAAACTGTTCGCGAGCTAATCCTCGAATTAGATATTGATTTCGATCTAAGTACGGGTAAAGATGTGCCAAAAGGTATCTCAGAACAAATTATTATAAAAATGTTTGGTGGTACAGCTAAGAAATTAAGTAAAATTGAGCTATTTAGTAAAGTGGGTCTCGTTCCTAAAACGATTGTCCAAACGACTACTGGTGCTCGTACAGAAGATACGAAGCTATTTAAAATTGATTTTGCTGAATGGACGGACATAGATACATCGTTTGAAGACTCATTCATATATAACTACTTTAGTGGTCAGCAATTCCTATGTATCATTTTCGAAGAGCCTTCTGCAAAATCCCAACTACTTAATAATAAATTTATTGGCTTTAAACGCCTAGTATTTACTGAGGATATTTTGGAGAATGAAGTGAAGCCTGTTCGGGAAAAAATACGTGATTTAGTTAATAACTACAAATTAGTTGAAACTATTGAAATGGATAAATTCAATAAACCTCTTATTAATAAGTCAACAAACACAGTGAAAACATCACTTAACTTCCCTAAATCAAAAGACCATACATTTTTTGTACGTGGTTCTGGTACTGATTCAACTAAGAAGCCGCTTGAACTAAACGGTATACGTATGTATTCGCAGTATTTATGGATGAAGGGTAGTGTTATTAACCAGATGTTGGGAGAGGTTGAGTATATTTAA